One Candidatus Dormiibacterota bacterium genomic window, CTTGGCGTCGATCGACGCCGCGAGCGCGTTGAGCGCCTCCAGCGTCGCCTCGCTGTTGGGCGACAGCATGCCTTCGGCGAGCTCTTCCAGGTGGCTCGAGTTGGCGATCTGGCCAAGCCGTTTCTCGAGCGTCGCGACCATGCCGGGACCGACCGTGTCGGCGCTCGCCAGCTGCGCCACGACTTCGCTGAGGACCGAGTCCAGGGCGGCGACGCTTTCCAGCTCGCAGGCGCCACAGATGCAGTTGCGGCCACGCTTCTTCGCCATGTACATGGCGAGGTCGGCTCGGTTCAGCAGCTCGTCGCGGTTGCGGGCATCCACCGGATAGGTCGCCCACCCGACCGACGCCGTCAGCGGCGCGAAGATGGTCTTGGGGTTGTACATGAAGACTTTCGAAAGCGTGTCGCAGATCTCCTGCGCCCGGATCGGCGCGGTCTGGATGTCGACGCCCGGGAGGATGGCGACGAACTCCTCGCCGCCGTAGCGGGTCACGGTGTCCTCGCGTCGCATGGTGGACGAGATCGTCCGCGCGGCGGCTTTCAACGCTACGTCACCGGCCGCGTGGCCGAAGCTGTCGTTGTAGACCTTGAAGCGGTCGAGGTCGATCATCATCACGGTGATCGAGCCACCGGTGTCTTTCGTCTTCTCCATCTCTTCGTCGAACCTGGTGTGGAAATAGCGGTGGTTCGGCAGGCCGGTGACCGAGTCGGTGACCGACAGCTTCTGCGCCTGATCGAGGGCGTGGGCGTTGCGCATGGCAATGCCGGCACGCTCGGCGAAGGTCAGCATCAGCTCCTGCTCGGTCTGGCGAAGCGGTTGCTCGCGTCCCACGAAGCCGACGATCATGTCGGCGATCGCGCGCGCGCCGTGGAAGACCGGGATCCGGAACCACATGCCGGGCGGTAGCGGCTTGTGCTCGTTGGGCAAGAGAAGGTTGGGGTCCGACACCGCGATCACCTGCTCGCCGACCGCCGGCGTCAGGGCCAGGCGAGCCGTGGCCAGGTCGACCCCGGCGTGGTGTTCCTTCAGCTCGGGCGTCCAGTCGACGTAGAGCATCGAGGCCGGCGGCATCGACTCGTCCTGGCCGATCAAGGGGGGCATCTGCACCTGCATCAGGAAGGCGTCGGCGTTGAGCAACGAGCGGCCTTTCTCGGCGGTCAGCTGGCAGGTCTGCTCGAACTCGAGGTCCCGGTTCAGCTCGACCGTGACTTCCGACAGCGAGGCATGCGCCCGCTCCAATTCCTCCTGCAGAGCTCGCTCCGCGCGCCGGGCGCGGTCGCCGACGAAACCGACGAAGATGCCGGTCAGGGCGACAAAGCCGGTGCGCATCGCCAGGTTGGTGAGGTCGTTCAGCGTCAGCGCCGTGCCCTGGACCGTGTTGCCGTAGTAGACGACGGCGGTGTAGCTGAGCGCAATCGTCAGAACGGCCACGATCGCGGCCAGTCCACCGAATCGAACCGCGGTTGTCACGGTCACAACGAAGTAGGCTAAGAAGAACGGCGACGCGAGGCCGCCGGTGACGGCAACGCCACCGGTCACCAGCAGCACGTCACCGATGGCCGAGATGTAGCCCGCCGTCAGCCATTCCGGCTTGCGCGGCAGCAACACGACGAGGAGAGTCAGGTTGTAGATCGCGCCCAGGCCGATCAGGGCCAGCAGGGTCACCAGCGACTGGCTGTTGAGGCTGGACGACAGGAAGGGGAGGGCGCCGAGCGAGACGAGAATCGCGAGCCAGCGGATCCAGATGATGCGCCGCTCCATCTCGATCGCCGACGCATCCGGCCTCCCGGCCTCCGACGGCTTGCGGGCGCCGAGCTTCAGGTTGATGGAGCTGCTCATGGATCCGGTTAGCTTGCCTTCAGCACCCGTTCGGGCCGGCCCTGGCTGTGGCGGCCACCGGGAGCTTCGTAGAAGTCGAGTAGGACCTGCGTGCTGTCGATCAGGTGGCTGAGAAATTGCTGCGTGATGCCGGTCCGGCGCTCGCGCGCGATGGCCTTCTTCAGCTGCTCGAACTCTTCTTCCATCAAGTGATGGACGGCGTCGCGGGCGCTCTCCAATGTCCGCTCGGCGGACCCGCCAAAGATCAGGTCGACCGAGTTGAAGCGGCCCTGCGCCGATTCGCGCTCGTGCGTGCGCAGGTCGTTCGCCAGCCGCACCACGCGCGCAGCCTGGCAGATGTGGCCGAAGATCCGGTTCTTCAGTTCTTGCGAGACGTCCTGGTAGGAAAACGCCAGGATCGAGACTTGCACGATGGGGAAGGAGCTGCTGTACATGCCGTTCGCCAGGTAGGCGTCGAGCGTGACGCGCTCCTTGTGCTTGAGCCAGTGGTTCTCCTGGAGCATCGTCCAGATCGATTTCTCCCAGACCAGCCGGCGCATGGCGGTCCATTCCTCGGGGACTTCGTCTTCGCGGAACTGCTCCTCGATCTTGCCCGCCACCGTGGCGTTGACAAGGGGCATCTGGCTCAGATCGCGGTTCGGCCACAGCAAGAAGTTCTGGCAGACCCGGCGGTAGTCGGCCAGGTCGAGCTCGGGATGTTCCTCTTCCAGATAGTCGTCGATGTAGACGATGTACGCCATCGTCCGCGCCAGCGTGAGGGCTTGCTCGAAGCTCGCGCTCGGATGCAGCAGCACGGCGGCGCGGCAGACCTCGCCCAGCATGTCATCCCCTCGCGGGTTCGCGTCGACCAGATGGCGCACGACCAGGCCTTCGTCGGCCTGCCGCATCAGATTCTCTTTGAGCTTGTTAATTCGCCGGTCTAGCATGTTCGCTCCTCGCGAGCAGGATCTGGGCCGAGAGCACGGCTGAACGGACAACCTGGGTTGGCCCGTAGAGCGTCTTGCCGACCCACATAGGAATGACGGGTTCGCCCTCCGTTTCATGTAGGTAGGCGGCAGCCCGGCGGAGTTGCTCTTTGATCTCGGACCGGAATTCGGCAGGTGCCAGCATGAGGGCCTGCACCGCGTAGGCGGTCTCTTCCGGGGTGCCCTGTTTGAACCAGCCCCAGGAGCCGTCCTCCCGCTGGGTCTTCGAAAGCCAGGCGAAGGCCGGTAGGCAGAGATCGGGTGCCGACGTGGTGAGCGCGAAGACGGCGTGGGCGGTGGCATAGAAGGGGGATCCATGCCACTTGTCGACCCAGTGGTCGCCGTCTACGCGCGCATCACGCAGGTACTTGACGACTTTCTGTTGAATCACGTGCTGGCGGGGGAAGGGGGGAGCGACCTGGAGCACCTCGAGGATATGGGCGTTGGCCGTTACAGAAGCGTCACGCTCGAGCGGAAACGTGAAGAAGAAATTCACGCCCTCGAACGGCCGGAGTGGCCCGGCCGAGATCGGGAAGCCGTAGCGATGCAACACGCTGAGCGTCAGCGCCGTGTCATCCGAGTCGGGCCGCAGTCCATGCATTGACACCCCGACGCCGTCGTCGGTGAGCGCCTGCGCGAGGTAGCGCACGAGCGGCTGCGCTTCCGCCGGGCGCTGGTCGGCGCGGGCCAGGTTGTAGAGCACCCAGGCGATCTCGAAGACCTCGAAGGGCGCGACGGTCGGCAGGCTGCCGTCGCCCCGATTGCGCAGCAACATGGCGATGTACTCGTTCGCCTGCTCGTCGCGGGTCTTGAGCATGAAGTAGGCGGTCGCCGAGGGCGAGTTCGCGAAGGAGCCGTTGGCGGAGAGTTGCTTCCGGGCGGCCTCGATGTCCAGCCGGTTGCCCAGGTATTCGAGCGAGTGCAGTAAGGGCGTCGCCACGTTGTAGACGAGCCGGGGCGGGATGTGCCCGATCTTCGCGTCCCTCTGGGCGGAGATTCCCATGAACCGCTCGTACGGTAGTGGCAGCTCGCGAAGCTTGGCCGCGTCGAGCATCGCCGGCAGCACCAGCTCGAAGCCGGCCAGGTCGGGGCCCGTCTGCCAGTTGCCGGTATCTTCGTGGACGAAGCGAAGCGCCTTGACGCGTGCCCGGTGGGCGGCACCGTCCTGGAGGTTCTGCGGCAGGTCGACCAGCGCGACCAGCGCGCTCAGGGTCGAAACTAGCTTGTCCTTGGGAATCGGCAGCGCCGTTCCGAAGCTTCCATCCGCGTTCTGGCTGCGGAGCAGCCAGCCCAGCGTCTGGGGATAGGCCATGGCATTGGGATCGTTCGGCTCGCGCAGGCGGGCGACGAACGCCGTGTCGTAGGCCGCCGCCGAGATCTCGCCCTGCTGGAGCAAGGCCAGCAGCTGGCGGGTGGCGGCCGGTAACGGCAGTTCACCCGGCCGTGGCAGAACGTCCTTGGTTGTGGAGTGGACGTCGTTGATTTCCGTAGTCGCGACCCCCTTAATGGCGCTTGCGGTGCGCCTACCCGGAGGCTACTGCCGGCCCGTTGCGGGATACGTTGCGGTACGGCGTCACGGGGCCGTATCGCCGGTGACAGGCCCATGACCCTGGAAAGCGGTCCGCGTTCCGGGCGTTGTCCGAATACGGGTCTTGCGGGACGGGGCCCGAAGAGAGGGACGGGTTGTTTCGGCCGAAGGTGTTATCGGGCGGGCTGGACCGGCGCGCCAACTGCATGGTGTTGGTTCACGGCGCCTACACGGCGGCCAACCTGCTCGCCGGGACGTTCCTCTCCATCTTTCTCTGGCGGGCGAGCCATGACCTGGCGCCGATCGCCGTCTACAGCGGCCTGAGCGCGCTCATGATTCCCGCGGCGTTCCTCGCCAATGGCCTGCTCTGGCGGGGCTTGGGCGCCGGCGCCTTGATCCGGTTGGGCCTCTTTGGCTGTGGCCTCTCCTACCTGGTGATCCTGATGTTGGGAAACGACGCCCCGCACTGGGTCGTCGTCCTGGGCCTCCTTCGGGGCGTGGCCGAAGGTTTCTACTGGTCCGGCTTCCACCTGGTCACCTACGACACGACCTCGGACCGGGACCGGGACCGCTACTTCGGCGCCCAGGCGACGGCCAGCTTGTTCCTGACCGCGACGCTCCCGCCGGCCGCCGGCGCGATCATCGTGGCGGGTACCCACGTGGGCGGGGCCTACCGCGGCTACCAGCTGGTCTTCGCGCTGTCCACCGTGGTGCTGATGGCGGCCATGGTGCTGGCCGGGCAATTGCCCTCGTCGGCGAGGCCGCGGCTGTCGCTCCGCCGGGTCGCCACCCTGGCGCGCCGCAACCCCGACTGGCGCTGGGTGACCCGCGCGCGGCTCGCGGACGGCTTCACCGGGAGCCTGGTCGGGCTGGTACTGACGATCTTGATGTTTCTCGTGCTCAAGAACGAGCAGCAGGTCGGCAACTTCAACGGCTTGATGGGACTGCTGGGTGTCGGCATCAGCCTGGGGCTGGCGGCGTTCATGAAGCCGCGGCACCGGATTGCCTGCGCCCTGGTCGGCGGCGCGCTGCTGGTGCTCTCGACCTTCTTGTTGCCGCTGTATCTGACCGCCTGGGCGATCGTTGGATTCGGGTTACTGCGCGCCATCGGTGGCCCGCTGCACGGCAACGCGCTCGCGCCCGTGGCGCTGCAGGTGATCGACCGCGATCCGACGCCACAGTTGATGCGCTACGACTACATCGTTCACCAGGAGCTGTGCCTGGGGATCGGGCGCGTGCTCAGCATCGGCTGTTTCCTGTTGCTGGCCGCGCCCATGAACCAGATGCTGCTGGCCCGCATCGTCGTCGCCGTCGCCGGCGCCGCCCCGATCCTGATCTGGGCCTCCTTTGCCCGTATCCCCCGGTTGCCGCCTGCCACGGATGCCGAAAACCGAGTGCTTCCGGCCGCGGCGTGACCGAGGACCGATAGGGGGCAAACCGTTAGGTCGCTCGTAAGGTCGACCCGGTAACGACGCGGGCACAAGTCGAGGGGAGTCGAAGGGCTGGGCGCCCTCGTAATGCCTACCGAAACGGCTTAGCGCGTTTAGTGAGGTAGCGGGGCACCCACGCGTGGTGACCGG contains:
- a CDS encoding diguanylate cyclase, with protein sequence MSSSINLKLGARKPSEAGRPDASAIEMERRIIWIRWLAILVSLGALPFLSSSLNSQSLVTLLALIGLGAIYNLTLLVVLLPRKPEWLTAGYISAIGDVLLVTGGVAVTGGLASPFFLAYFVVTVTTAVRFGGLAAIVAVLTIALSYTAVVYYGNTVQGTALTLNDLTNLAMRTGFVALTGIFVGFVGDRARRAERALQEELERAHASLSEVTVELNRDLEFEQTCQLTAEKGRSLLNADAFLMQVQMPPLIGQDESMPPASMLYVDWTPELKEHHAGVDLATARLALTPAVGEQVIAVSDPNLLLPNEHKPLPPGMWFRIPVFHGARAIADMIVGFVGREQPLRQTEQELMLTFAERAGIAMRNAHALDQAQKLSVTDSVTGLPNHRYFHTRFDEEMEKTKDTGGSITVMMIDLDRFKVYNDSFGHAAGDVALKAAARTISSTMRREDTVTRYGGEEFVAILPGVDIQTAPIRAQEICDTLSKVFMYNPKTIFAPLTASVGWATYPVDARNRDELLNRADLAMYMAKKRGRNCICGACELESVAALDSVLSEVVAQLASADTVGPGMVATLEKRLGQIANSSHLEELAEGMLSPNSEATLEALNALAASIDAKDPYTSGHSQSVAKLAEDLGDMLQLSGAHKNQLRLAAILHDVGKIGVVDKVLLKEGKLDEDEKLIMRMHPILGARILQPIKAFRQILNVVLHHHEWYDGSGYPDGLAGQNIPLHARIVSVCDAYHAMTSTRPYRQRRTPEFALAQLEAGKGTQFDPIIVDYFIQMMRKRQAENPDALEADVHDDHPGTPDATAAAS
- a CDS encoding terpene synthase family protein, yielding MLDRRINKLKENLMRQADEGLVVRHLVDANPRGDDMLGEVCRAAVLLHPSASFEQALTLARTMAYIVYIDDYLEEEHPELDLADYRRVCQNFLLWPNRDLSQMPLVNATVAGKIEEQFREDEVPEEWTAMRRLVWEKSIWTMLQENHWLKHKERVTLDAYLANGMYSSSFPIVQVSILAFSYQDVSQELKNRIFGHICQAARVVRLANDLRTHERESAQGRFNSVDLIFGGSAERTLESARDAVHHLMEEEFEQLKKAIARERRTGITQQFLSHLIDSTQVLLDFYEAPGGRHSQGRPERVLKAS
- a CDS encoding MFS transporter, giving the protein MFRPKVLSGGLDRRANCMVLVHGAYTAANLLAGTFLSIFLWRASHDLAPIAVYSGLSALMIPAAFLANGLLWRGLGAGALIRLGLFGCGLSYLVILMLGNDAPHWVVVLGLLRGVAEGFYWSGFHLVTYDTTSDRDRDRYFGAQATASLFLTATLPPAAGAIIVAGTHVGGAYRGYQLVFALSTVVLMAAMVLAGQLPSSARPRLSLRRVATLARRNPDWRWVTRARLADGFTGSLVGLVLTILMFLVLKNEQQVGNFNGLMGLLGVGISLGLAAFMKPRHRIACALVGGALLVLSTFLLPLYLTAWAIVGFGLLRAIGGPLHGNALAPVALQVIDRDPTPQLMRYDYIVHQELCLGIGRVLSIGCFLLLAAPMNQMLLARIVVAVAGAAPILIWASFARIPRLPPATDAENRVLPAAA